In a single window of the Anabas testudineus chromosome 19, fAnaTes1.2, whole genome shotgun sequence genome:
- the LOC113156761 gene encoding pleckstrin homology domain-containing family S member 1 isoform X1 — translation MHKSQKSKGGNAVFYKPAGVATEIRSGWLVKSPPSKKMKTEKSWKMRYFVLFKLSDHDHQLRYFRSATDKDRPLGGIDLSHISVLYVSPEQHPKWALIPKNLKYSPSCVLYIRTSERDYFLVGEDSDEVDAWFNDMFDALKNRPHTLHSGEELSDGQPTNEVISDPVIRKKKSAPVPQKPLRKIRSISDPCSNALESISEEKIHDIYKRRASEPVQPIYDYPKSFFTQIKVTQENGSINGNNTESIYETMGQVKATQQKAQAADTEHEDFSGGTLMRSVTQVYEKMKTQISPLPPFDEESDTENREETHPSDFSSSSSENDATSPVEMLESPSVRTPESIQSSTDSLDSLAPEKRGIKVKKEDVKNHLTLTEVDGKLSVTGWTGQPKTVCELQKGDQILGVNNLQVSTAEEFNMYVSKSLKNEVKVTILRLPGHETLHSPTSFSSDSEN, via the exons ATGCATAAGAGCCAGAAGAGCAAAG gAGGAAATGCGGTGTTCTACAAACCCGCTGGAGTTGCCACAGAAATAAGATCTGGCTGGCTGGTCAAGTCTCCTCCTTCAAAAAAGATGAAGACAGAG AAATCATGGAAGATGCGCTATTTTGTGCTGTTCAAACTCAGCGACCATGATCATCAGCTGAGGTACTTCAGGAGTGCAACTGACAAGGACAGGCCACTAGGAGGGATCGATTTGTCACA TATCTCTGTGTTGTATGTGAGCCCTGAGCAGCACCCGAAATGGGCTTTGATCCCGAAGAACTTGAAGTACTCCCCGTCCTGTGTCCTCTACATCAGGACATCTGAACGAGACTACTTCCTTGTTGGGGAAGACAG TGATGAAGTGGACGCCTGGTTCAATGACATGTTTGACGCTCTAAAAAACCGACCACATACTTTACACAGTGGAGAG GAGTTGTCTGATGGACAGCCAACAAATGAG GTTATTTCAGACCCTGTTATTCGGAAAAAGAAATCAGCTCCTGTGCCTCAAAAG ccACTACGTAAAATACGCTCCATATCAGATCCGTGCTCAAATGCTTTGGAAAGCATCAGCGAAGAAAAG ATTCACGATATTTATAAAAGACGTGCATCAGAGCCTGTGCAGCCGATCTATGATTATCCAAAATCCTTCTTTACACAAATAAAG GTGACTCAGGAAAATGGTTCAATCAATGGCAACAACACAGAGTCAAT ATATGAAACAATGGGTCAAGTGAAAGCCACTCAGCAGAAGGCGCAGGCAGC GGACACTGAACATGAAGACTTTAGCGGCGGCACCCTGATGAGGTCTGTCACTCAAGTCTATGAGAAGATGAAAACCCAGATCTCCCCTCTGCCTCCATTCGATGAGGAGTCAGACACTGAGAACAG AGAAGAAACGCATCCTTcagacttcagcagcagctccagtgaAAACGATGCCACCTCTCCTGTAGAGATGCTGGAGAGTCCAAGTGTGCGCACACCAGAATCAATTCAAAGCTCTACCGACAG CCTTGATTCGCTTGCCCCAGAGAAGAGAGGTATTAAGGTGAAGAAAGAAGATGTGAAAAACCACCTGACACTAACAGAAGTGGATGGAAAACTAAG tgtgacTGGGTGGACGGGCCAGCCAAAGACGGTGTGTGAGCTCCAGAAAGGAGATCAAATTCTGGGAGTTAATAATTTGCAGGTCAGCACTGCGGAGGAGTTTAACATGTATGTCAGCAAGTCACTGAAGAACGAG GTGAAAGTGACCATCCTGCGTCTGCCTGGACACGAAACACTGCACTCACCAACCAGTTtcagcagtgacagtgaaaactGA
- the LOC113156761 gene encoding pleckstrin homology domain-containing family S member 1 isoform X2, whose protein sequence is MHKSQKSKGGNAVFYKPAGVATEIRSGWLVKSPPSKKMKTEKSWKMRYFVLFKLSDHDHQLRYFRSATDKDRPLGGIDLSHISVLYVSPEQHPKWALIPKNLKYSPSCVLYIRTSERDYFLVGEDSDEVDAWFNDMFDALKNRPHTLHSGEELSDGQPTNEPLRKIRSISDPCSNALESISEEKIHDIYKRRASEPVQPIYDYPKSFFTQIKVTQENGSINGNNTESIYETMGQVKATQQKAQAADTEHEDFSGGTLMRSVTQVYEKMKTQISPLPPFDEESDTENREETHPSDFSSSSSENDATSPVEMLESPSVRTPESIQSSTDSLDSLAPEKRGIKVKKEDVKNHLTLTEVDGKLSVTGWTGQPKTVCELQKGDQILGVNNLQVSTAEEFNMYVSKSLKNEVKVTILRLPGHETLHSPTSFSSDSEN, encoded by the exons ATGCATAAGAGCCAGAAGAGCAAAG gAGGAAATGCGGTGTTCTACAAACCCGCTGGAGTTGCCACAGAAATAAGATCTGGCTGGCTGGTCAAGTCTCCTCCTTCAAAAAAGATGAAGACAGAG AAATCATGGAAGATGCGCTATTTTGTGCTGTTCAAACTCAGCGACCATGATCATCAGCTGAGGTACTTCAGGAGTGCAACTGACAAGGACAGGCCACTAGGAGGGATCGATTTGTCACA TATCTCTGTGTTGTATGTGAGCCCTGAGCAGCACCCGAAATGGGCTTTGATCCCGAAGAACTTGAAGTACTCCCCGTCCTGTGTCCTCTACATCAGGACATCTGAACGAGACTACTTCCTTGTTGGGGAAGACAG TGATGAAGTGGACGCCTGGTTCAATGACATGTTTGACGCTCTAAAAAACCGACCACATACTTTACACAGTGGAGAG GAGTTGTCTGATGGACAGCCAACAAATGAG ccACTACGTAAAATACGCTCCATATCAGATCCGTGCTCAAATGCTTTGGAAAGCATCAGCGAAGAAAAG ATTCACGATATTTATAAAAGACGTGCATCAGAGCCTGTGCAGCCGATCTATGATTATCCAAAATCCTTCTTTACACAAATAAAG GTGACTCAGGAAAATGGTTCAATCAATGGCAACAACACAGAGTCAAT ATATGAAACAATGGGTCAAGTGAAAGCCACTCAGCAGAAGGCGCAGGCAGC GGACACTGAACATGAAGACTTTAGCGGCGGCACCCTGATGAGGTCTGTCACTCAAGTCTATGAGAAGATGAAAACCCAGATCTCCCCTCTGCCTCCATTCGATGAGGAGTCAGACACTGAGAACAG AGAAGAAACGCATCCTTcagacttcagcagcagctccagtgaAAACGATGCCACCTCTCCTGTAGAGATGCTGGAGAGTCCAAGTGTGCGCACACCAGAATCAATTCAAAGCTCTACCGACAG CCTTGATTCGCTTGCCCCAGAGAAGAGAGGTATTAAGGTGAAGAAAGAAGATGTGAAAAACCACCTGACACTAACAGAAGTGGATGGAAAACTAAG tgtgacTGGGTGGACGGGCCAGCCAAAGACGGTGTGTGAGCTCCAGAAAGGAGATCAAATTCTGGGAGTTAATAATTTGCAGGTCAGCACTGCGGAGGAGTTTAACATGTATGTCAGCAAGTCACTGAAGAACGAG GTGAAAGTGACCATCCTGCGTCTGCCTGGACACGAAACACTGCACTCACCAACCAGTTtcagcagtgacagtgaaaactGA